The Proteus vulgaris genome has a segment encoding these proteins:
- the uppS gene encoding undecaprenyl pyrophosphate synthetase — MTIHPHQKPKHVAIIMDGNGRWAKKQGKLRVTGHRAGIKAVRDAVSFSVKHKIESLTLYAFSSENWNRPEQEVSSLMELFVFALDNEVKNLHKHNVKLTVIGDISRFSRRLQDRIKNSVALTANNTGLNLNIAANYGGRWDITQSVRQLATSLSKGEINLEDINENAISSHLCLHNQPGVDLVIRTGGEHRISNFLIWQIAYAELYFTQVLWPDFDEQVFQNALDAFAKRERRFGGTTSETDTINLGG; from the coding sequence GTGACGATTCATCCGCATCAAAAACCAAAGCATGTTGCTATCATCATGGATGGCAATGGACGCTGGGCTAAAAAGCAAGGGAAACTCCGAGTAACGGGGCATCGCGCGGGAATTAAAGCAGTGCGGGATGCGGTTAGCTTTTCCGTAAAACACAAAATTGAATCACTAACGTTATACGCATTTAGTAGCGAAAACTGGAATAGGCCTGAGCAAGAAGTCAGTTCTCTCATGGAATTATTTGTCTTCGCCTTAGACAATGAAGTGAAAAACTTACATAAACATAATGTTAAACTTACGGTGATTGGCGATATCAGTCGCTTTAGCCGTCGCCTACAAGACAGAATAAAAAATTCTGTCGCACTCACTGCGAATAATACAGGACTTAATTTAAATATTGCAGCTAATTACGGCGGACGATGGGATATTACTCAAAGCGTAAGACAATTAGCGACATCCCTCTCAAAAGGAGAAATTAATCTCGAAGATATTAATGAAAATGCCATATCTTCACATCTTTGCTTGCATAATCAGCCTGGTGTTGATCTAGTGATCCGGACTGGTGGTGAACACCGCATAAGTAATTTTCTTATTTGGCAAATAGCTTATGCTGAGCTTTATTTTACACAGGTTTTATGGCCTGATTTTGATGAACAAGTTTTTCAGAATGCACTTGATGCTTTTGCTAAACGGGAAAGACGTTTCGGTGGTACTACATCAGAAACAGACACTATAAATCTGGGAGGATAA